TTCCTCGTACTTTCTGACGTCCCAGTCGAACTGGGCCATGTTCTGCCTGACCTGAACCGGGTGCTCTTCCAAAGCTACGTAGATTCCAGGCTCACCCATCTGGAGGCCGTTCCAGAGGAACTGCTGGCTGAAGATTGACTTACCCGTTCCGGGCCCGCCGCTAAGGAGGACTACGTTCCTCTCGGGTATTCCACCGTGGAGTATCTCGTCCATGCCCGGGATGCCGGTCTTCACCCTCCTGATCATCGTGACCACCTCTTAAACTCACCTTTAGTTACCATTACCTCTGTGTGCGGAAGGTCTTAAAAAGATTACGTCTTGTAAGAAAAGTCAGCGCTTCCTCCTGAGGAACTCCCCGATGTCCGTGACGTTCAGGATGAACTTGTTCCTGCTCCCTGGATTTATTCTGCCGATCCCAAGGATTATCCCGTTTTCATCGTAGATCACGAGCTTTTTGGTGCCCTGCCAGTTATAGGAGCGCACGCCGCTCTTCGGTACGTCCTTTCCGGTCGTGAAGAGGAAGCCCGCCTTAGGACTCAAAACTGCATAGTTCTTCTGGACGTCCACGAAGTAGAAGAACTCGACGTTTGGGTAGAACTTCTCGACGAGGTTCTTGTCAACCTTTATCGTACCGACGAAGGTTCCGTAGGCGTAAGGCCTCATCTTGAGCCCCTCAATCTCCTTCCACACCCTTTCGTTAACTGCGTAAACGTCCCGGAACTTACCCTCGACAACGGCAAAGAAGTGGTGCCTAAGTTCGCCGTACTTTTCTGCCTCGCGGAGAATGAGGTCGTACTCCCATGATGATGCACGCCGGTACCGGAGTTCTTTCTGGATCATCGAAGAAAATTAGGGAAGTAGTTTAAAAACGTGAGCGTTCACAGCCTCTCAAGAAGCTTAGCAAATCCGTCCATATCTGTCTCTTCCAGCTCCCGCTCAAATTCCAGCCCGAGCTCCGCTATCTCCTTCGGCGTTATTGTCGTCTCCGGATCTTCTGCGTTTACTCCAGGACAGCTCTCGTCATAGTAAAGCCAGAGCTTTTCGCCATTGTACTCAAACGGCTTCTCCCCTTCAACGCCGAGGGGTTTCCTCGACACCATGAAGGGATAGATTCTGCAGATTAAGGGTCTGGCCTTGTGAATCGTGCATTTTCCGGTTTCAGGGTCGTGGAAGACACAGCCGAGGTCCCATTCCCTAACGGAGAGCACGAAGCGGATTTTCTCGCCTTCGATGGAGAAGGTCACGAAGTCCCGAGGGTCTTTTCCGGTCTCTGCTATTCTCTCGATGTCTTTCAGCGTCAGGTAAACGTGCCTCCCCCTGCAACAGTCGAGGCAGTAGAGACAGCGGAAGCCAACCGGCTCGGTGAAGGGTCTAGGTTTGAAGCGCATGCTACCACCTCAGGTGTTCAGGTGCGCATCGAACTCTCTGCTCTTTTTGTACTCAGCGTAGCCCTTGTCAAGCCTCTTTGCAACGTAGGGCCCATTCTTTCTGTAGCCGAACTTCCTGTAGTATTCTCTCACACCAACGCCGCTGATGACGAGCATCTTCTTTACGTCGAACTCCTCGCGGGCAATCCTCTCTGCTTCTGCTAAGAGCTCCCTTCCGTAGCCCCTGTGCTGCCACTCGTACTTCGGCTTTCCACCGATGGGCACGAGCGGGCCGTAGACGTGGAGCTCCCTCACTATTGCAGACGGACAGCAGTTTATCTCCTTCCTGTGGGCTTTCTCGCTCGGGATTCTGAGGCGGATGAAGCCTATCAGGATGTCGTTTTTAACGTCTTCGAAGCTGAGGAATATTTCTCTGCCTCCAGCGGCGTCGTAGTCCTCGCGGAGGAGTTTTATGTGCTCGACCTCGGGCTGGACTCCGAACTTTTGCATCATGTGGCCGACTTCCCTAAAGCGTATCTCCCTCGGCCTTATTCCCCTCTTTATCAGCTCGTTGAACACGAGCTGGCCGAGGTTTGAGTGCGTGACTCCCGCGACGATGAGCTTCGCCGGAATGTCCCTCTGTATCCTCATGACGCGAACCCACTTCGGGAAGAGCTTGTAGGCCTCAACGAGAAGCTCAACGGCCTCCTCCGTCGTGTAGGGCCTGTACTTCCCAGCCTTGTACCAGGCGTAGAGAGGAGCGTCGGCAGTAACGAGCGTTGGGTATATCTTCAGCATGTCCGGGCGGAAGCGAGCGTCCTCGAATATCTTCCTGAAGGTGTACAGATCCCTCTCGAAGTTGCTCCCCGGAAGGCCGGGCATTATGTGGTAGTTTATCTTCAATCCAGCGTCCCTCAAAAGCTGGGTGGCCTTGATTATTTCCTCGACGCCGTGGCCCCTCTTCGTCCTCTCGTGGATGAAGTTAAACACCGTCTGGACCCCAAGCTCAACCCTTGTAGTCCCCAGT
This Thermococcus stetteri DNA region includes the following protein-coding sequences:
- a CDS encoding PUA domain-containing protein, producing the protein MIQKELRYRRASSWEYDLILREAEKYGELRHHFFAVVEGKFRDVYAVNERVWKEIEGLKMRPYAYGTFVGTIKVDKNLVEKFYPNVEFFYFVDVQKNYAVLSPKAGFLFTTGKDVPKSGVRSYNWQGTKKLVIYDENGIILGIGRINPGSRNKFILNVTDIGEFLRRKR
- a CDS encoding YkgJ family cysteine cluster protein, with protein sequence MRFKPRPFTEPVGFRCLYCLDCCRGRHVYLTLKDIERIAETGKDPRDFVTFSIEGEKIRFVLSVREWDLGCVFHDPETGKCTIHKARPLICRIYPFMVSRKPLGVEGEKPFEYNGEKLWLYYDESCPGVNAEDPETTITPKEIAELGLEFERELEETDMDGFAKLLERL
- a CDS encoding tRNA uridine(34) 5-carboxymethylaminomethyl modification radical SAM/GNAT enzyme Elp3; amino-acid sequence: MGETKDANFRRAVEEIARAVLAGEIKDRDELNRYKIIVSRKYHLSKIPGNSDILKAIPEEERDRFRDLLKRKPTRTISGVAVVAMMTKPFPCPHGRCIYCPGGPSVGSPQSYTGKEPSALRAVQSAYHPYIIMMRRLKQLTDIGHDVDKVEVIIQGGTFPAVDLDYQEWYVKCAFKAMNDFPYFKDIENLEEKLVRLIVKGDKSVFEEDPEFKKAWELTHRKPYYYLEDEQSKNEKAKVRMVGLTIETRPDWAFERQIDRMLKLGTTRVELGVQTVFNFIHERTKRGHGVEEIIKATQLLRDAGLKINYHIMPGLPGSNFERDLYTFRKIFEDARFRPDMLKIYPTLVTADAPLYAWYKAGKYRPYTTEEAVELLVEAYKLFPKWVRVMRIQRDIPAKLIVAGVTHSNLGQLVFNELIKRGIRPREIRFREVGHMMQKFGVQPEVEHIKLLREDYDAAGGREIFLSFEDVKNDILIGFIRLRIPSEKAHRKEINCCPSAIVRELHVYGPLVPIGGKPKYEWQHRGYGRELLAEAERIAREEFDVKKMLVISGVGVREYYRKFGYRKNGPYVAKRLDKGYAEYKKSREFDAHLNT